One stretch of Sphaerochaeta sp. DNA includes these proteins:
- a CDS encoding FAD-dependent oxidoreductase, giving the protein MQYDVVVIGGGVTGCSIARSLSRYALSVCLVEKGEDVCSGTSKANSGIVHAGYDPEPGTLKAKLNIWGSAMMPALSRELDFDYRQNGAMVVCFDPEGLPKLKALYERGLANGVERMQLLSGDEARALEPNLSDAVCGALYCPTSGIVCPFGITIAFAENAYANGVEFRFNAAVDAVRKTQGGYELSFADGSSMTSRFVVNAAGVYADLVPQHGQ; this is encoded by the coding sequence ATGCAGTATGATGTGGTGGTGATCGGAGGGGGCGTGACGGGGTGCTCCATCGCGCGGAGCCTTTCCCGGTACGCGTTGTCCGTCTGTCTGGTGGAAAAAGGGGAGGACGTGTGCAGCGGCACGTCCAAGGCGAACAGTGGCATCGTCCATGCCGGCTATGATCCGGAACCTGGTACGCTGAAAGCGAAGCTGAACATCTGGGGCAGCGCCATGATGCCTGCCCTTTCCCGCGAACTGGATTTCGACTACCGGCAGAACGGCGCGATGGTGGTCTGCTTCGACCCCGAGGGGCTGCCCAAACTCAAGGCGCTGTACGAGCGGGGGCTTGCCAACGGGGTGGAGCGGATGCAGCTGCTTTCCGGGGATGAAGCCCGGGCGCTGGAACCCAACCTGAGTGACGCCGTCTGCGGCGCGTTGTACTGCCCGACCAGCGGCATCGTCTGTCCGTTCGGCATCACCATCGCGTTTGCCGAGAACGCCTATGCCAACGGGGTGGAGTTCCGTTTCAATGCCGCGGTGGATGCGGTGCGCAAAACCCAGGGAGGATACGAACTCTCGTTTGCCGACGGGTCGTCCATGACCAGCCGTTTTGTGGTCAATGCCGCCGGGGTGTACGCTGACCTCGTTCCACAACATGGTCAGTGA
- the pgsA gene encoding CDP-diacylglycerol--glycerol-3-phosphate 3-phosphatidyltransferase: MTLPNKLTVVRLVLSPVFFIVFNLRFWIGQGATDLSTILCLVLFCVIELTDLLDGKIARKRHLVTDLGKVMDPFGDTLAHLTYFVCFMMADIMPSWVFVIIMYREFSILFIRMLMISQGKVMPANMFGKAKTVTYAASGVLGILYLAFLSWMPGASWLPGYFIALTVVFVLCAAASLFSFVVYVSKIHKDGSLSRMTR, encoded by the coding sequence ATGACATTACCCAACAAGCTCACCGTGGTGCGACTGGTCCTGTCGCCGGTGTTTTTCATTGTGTTCAACCTGCGCTTCTGGATCGGGCAAGGGGCTACGGACCTCTCCACCATTCTGTGCCTGGTGCTGTTCTGCGTCATCGAGCTGACCGACCTGTTGGATGGGAAGATCGCCCGGAAGCGTCATCTGGTCACTGACTTGGGCAAGGTGATGGATCCGTTTGGCGACACGCTGGCCCATCTGACCTATTTCGTCTGCTTCATGATGGCGGACATCATGCCCAGCTGGGTGTTTGTCATCATCATGTACCGGGAGTTCTCCATCCTGTTCATCCGGATGTTGATGATCTCCCAGGGCAAGGTGATGCCGGCCAACATGTTCGGCAAGGCGAAGACGGTCACCTACGCGGCAAGCGGTGTGCTGGGTATTCTGTATCTGGCGTTCCTCAGCTGGATGCCGGGCGCATCCTGGCTTCCCGGCTACTTCATCGCCCTGACCGTGGTGTTTGTGCTTTGTGCCGCCGCCAGCCTGTTCTCGTTTGTGGTGTATGTGTCAAAAATCCATAAAGATGGCAGCCTTTCACGGATGACCCGGTGA